Proteins encoded within one genomic window of Chromatiales bacterium:
- a CDS encoding MoxR family ATPase, which yields MTTPSPQALLQGLRDHLNQRIVGQDGLVLRLLIALLADGHLLVEGAPGLAKTRAIKALGELIEGDFHRIQFTPDLLPADVTGTEVYRPQDGSFQFRPGPIFHNLILADEINRAPAKVQSALLEAMAERPVTIGHDTRPLPRLFLVMATQNPIEQEGTYPLPEAQLDRFLMKLTIGYPSKDAERRILDLVHREASEEQPPAAAPRIAQETIFAARREMLALYLSDGLKDYIVDLVQATRDPAPYKAELERWVQFGASPRATIALDLCARAHAWLNGRDHVNPEDIKAVAADVLRHRVLLSFEAEAAGIRTDEFINTLLARVPLP from the coding sequence ATGACCACCCCATCTCCCCAGGCCCTGCTGCAGGGCCTACGCGACCACCTCAACCAGCGCATCGTCGGCCAGGACGGCCTGGTGCTGCGCCTGCTCATCGCCCTGCTGGCCGACGGCCACCTGCTGGTGGAGGGCGCGCCCGGCCTGGCCAAGACCCGCGCCATCAAGGCCCTGGGCGAGCTGATCGAGGGCGACTTCCACCGCATCCAGTTCACGCCGGACCTGCTGCCGGCCGACGTCACCGGCACCGAGGTCTACCGCCCGCAGGACGGCAGCTTCCAGTTCCGGCCCGGGCCCATCTTCCACAACCTGATCCTGGCTGACGAGATCAACCGCGCCCCGGCCAAGGTGCAGTCGGCGCTGCTGGAGGCCATGGCCGAACGCCCGGTGACCATCGGCCACGACACCCGGCCGCTGCCGCGCCTGTTCCTGGTGATGGCCACGCAGAACCCCATCGAGCAGGAAGGCACCTATCCCCTGCCCGAGGCCCAGCTCGACCGCTTCCTGATGAAGCTGACGATCGGCTACCCGAGCAAGGACGCGGAGCGGCGCATCCTCGACCTGGTGCACCGCGAGGCCAGCGAGGAACAGCCGCCCGCCGCCGCGCCGCGGATCGCGCAGGAGACCATCTTCGCCGCCCGCCGCGAGATGCTCGCGCTGTATCTGAGCGACGGTCTCAAGGACTACATCGTCGACCTGGTGCAGGCCACCCGCGACCCCGCCCCCTACAAGGCCGAGCTCGAGCGCTGGGTGCAGTTCGGCGCCAGCCCGCGCGCGACCATCGCGCTGGACCTCTGCGCCCGCGCCCATGCCTGGCTCAACGGCCGCGACCACGTCAACCCGGAGGACATCAAGGCCGTGGCCGCCGACGTGCTGCGCCACCGCGTGCTGCTCTCCTTCGAGGCCGAGGCCGCCGGCATCCGCACCGACGAGTTCATCAACACCCTGCTCGCGCGGGTGCCGCTGCCCTGA